The following are from one region of the Zonotrichia leucophrys gambelii isolate GWCS_2022_RI chromosome 1A, RI_Zleu_2.0, whole genome shotgun sequence genome:
- the GRAP2 gene encoding GRB2-related adapter protein 2 isoform X2: protein MEAIAKFDFTASGEDELSFQAGDMLKILSSQEEWYKAELRSHEGYVPKNFIDFHVPPWFDEKISRHEAENLLMSKGVGCFIVRASQNSQGDFSISVRHEDDVQHFKVMRDSKGNYYLWTEKFHSLNKLVDYYKTTSISKQKQIFLRDNSQEEKERRGGSLERIGREGFHMGGAAGEDHSAVSKRYVEHAVPILQQQQERYGGSLDRSDMMHRLRDHGQGGAGAMQRRHTDPLHQQAPRTLWVRALYDFDALEHDELGFRTGDILEVLDSSNPSWWKGRLRGELGLFPANYVTPVLL from the exons ATGGAAGCCATTGCCAAGTTTGATTTCACTGCTTCTGGAGAGGACGAGTTGAGCTTCCAGGCTGGGGATATGTTGAAG ATTTTGAGCTCCCAGGAAGAATGGTACAAGGCTGAGCTCAGAAGTCACGAGGGCTACGTTCCTAAGAACTTCATTGATTTCCATGTTCCCCC CTGGTTTGATGAGAAGATATCCCGCCACGAAGCAGAGAACCTTCTCATGAGCAAAGGAGTCGGCTGCTTCATCGTCCGAGCCAGCCAGAACTCTCAGGGTGACTTCTCCATCTCTGTCAG GCATGAAGATGATGTGCAGCACTTCAAAGTGATGAGGGATTCCAAGGGTAACTATTACTTGTGGACAGAGAAATTCCACTCGCTAAACAAGCTGGTGGACTACTACAAGACAACTTCCATCTCCAAGCAGAAGCAGATCTTCCTAAGGGACAACAGCCAAGAAGAAAAG GAGAGGCGTGGTGGGAGCCTGGAACGGATAGGTCGGGAAGGATTCCAcatgggaggagcagctggagaagatCATTCTGCTGTATCCAAGAGATATGTAGAGCATGCTGTTCCCATACTGCAGCAGCAACAG GAAAGATATGGTGGGAGTCTGGACAGGAGTGACATGATGCACAGACTAAGGGATCATGGCCAAGGAGGTGCAGGAGCTATGCAGAGGAGACACACGGACCCTCTGCACCAGCAGGCACCG CGAACGCTGTGGGTCCGTGCCTTGTACGACTTCGATGCTCTGGAGCACGACGAGCTGGGCTTCCgcactggggacatcctggAGGTCCTGGACAGCTCCAACCCCTCCTGGTGGAAGGGACGCCTGCgtggggagctggggctcttCCCTGCCAACTACGTCACACCGGTGCTGCTGTGA
- the GRAP2 gene encoding GRB2-related adapter protein 2 isoform X1 — protein sequence MEAIAKFDFTASGEDELSFQAGDMLKILSSQEEWYKAELRSHEGYVPKNFIDFHVPPKIPTDIIFFYYLCWFDEKISRHEAENLLMSKGVGCFIVRASQNSQGDFSISVRHEDDVQHFKVMRDSKGNYYLWTEKFHSLNKLVDYYKTTSISKQKQIFLRDNSQEEKERRGGSLERIGREGFHMGGAAGEDHSAVSKRYVEHAVPILQQQQERYGGSLDRSDMMHRLRDHGQGGAGAMQRRHTDPLHQQAPRTLWVRALYDFDALEHDELGFRTGDILEVLDSSNPSWWKGRLRGELGLFPANYVTPVLL from the exons ATGGAAGCCATTGCCAAGTTTGATTTCACTGCTTCTGGAGAGGACGAGTTGAGCTTCCAGGCTGGGGATATGTTGAAG ATTTTGAGCTCCCAGGAAGAATGGTACAAGGCTGAGCTCAGAAGTCACGAGGGCTACGTTCCTAAGAACTTCATTGATTTCCATGTTCCCCC AAAAATTCCTACTGACATCATATTCTTTTACTATTTATG CTGGTTTGATGAGAAGATATCCCGCCACGAAGCAGAGAACCTTCTCATGAGCAAAGGAGTCGGCTGCTTCATCGTCCGAGCCAGCCAGAACTCTCAGGGTGACTTCTCCATCTCTGTCAG GCATGAAGATGATGTGCAGCACTTCAAAGTGATGAGGGATTCCAAGGGTAACTATTACTTGTGGACAGAGAAATTCCACTCGCTAAACAAGCTGGTGGACTACTACAAGACAACTTCCATCTCCAAGCAGAAGCAGATCTTCCTAAGGGACAACAGCCAAGAAGAAAAG GAGAGGCGTGGTGGGAGCCTGGAACGGATAGGTCGGGAAGGATTCCAcatgggaggagcagctggagaagatCATTCTGCTGTATCCAAGAGATATGTAGAGCATGCTGTTCCCATACTGCAGCAGCAACAG GAAAGATATGGTGGGAGTCTGGACAGGAGTGACATGATGCACAGACTAAGGGATCATGGCCAAGGAGGTGCAGGAGCTATGCAGAGGAGACACACGGACCCTCTGCACCAGCAGGCACCG CGAACGCTGTGGGTCCGTGCCTTGTACGACTTCGATGCTCTGGAGCACGACGAGCTGGGCTTCCgcactggggacatcctggAGGTCCTGGACAGCTCCAACCCCTCCTGGTGGAAGGGACGCCTGCgtggggagctggggctcttCCCTGCCAACTACGTCACACCGGTGCTGCTGTGA